A single Cnuibacter physcomitrellae DNA region contains:
- a CDS encoding SDR family NAD(P)-dependent oxidoreductase yields the protein MEFEGLVAVVTGGASGIGAAIAARLAEGGASVAMLDRDPSGADERHLAVTADVSDDASVRAAIAAVVERFGRLDIVVNNAGIGAQGTIADNDDDEWHRVFDINVIGMARVTRAALPHLRESPAAAIVNTSSIAATAGLPQRALYSASKGAVLSLTRAMAADHLREGIRVNCVNPGTADTPWVARLLDSAPDPVAERAALNARQPHGRLVSAAEVADAVAYLASPRSGSTTGASLAVDGGMQNLRLRPA from the coding sequence ATGGAGTTCGAGGGACTCGTGGCCGTCGTCACCGGCGGGGCATCCGGGATCGGTGCGGCGATCGCCGCACGGCTCGCCGAGGGCGGGGCGTCGGTCGCCATGCTCGACCGCGACCCGTCCGGGGCGGATGAGCGGCACCTCGCGGTGACCGCCGACGTGTCGGACGACGCATCGGTGCGCGCCGCGATCGCCGCGGTGGTCGAGCGGTTCGGCCGGCTCGACATCGTCGTGAACAACGCCGGCATCGGCGCCCAGGGCACGATCGCCGACAACGACGACGACGAGTGGCACCGCGTGTTCGACATCAACGTGATCGGGATGGCCCGCGTGACGCGGGCCGCTCTCCCCCACCTGCGCGAGTCGCCCGCCGCCGCCATCGTGAACACCTCCTCGATCGCCGCCACGGCCGGGCTCCCCCAGCGCGCCCTCTACTCCGCGTCGAAGGGCGCGGTGCTCTCGCTGACCCGCGCGATGGCCGCCGACCACCTCCGCGAGGGCATCCGCGTCAACTGCGTCAACCCCGGCACCGCCGACACCCCCTGGGTGGCGCGCCTGCTCGACTCGGCGCCGGACCCCGTCGCCGAGCGCGCCGCGCTCAACGCGCGCCAGCCCCACGGCCGCCTCGTCAGCGCCGCCGAGGTCGCCGACGCGGTCGCCTACCTCGCCAGCCCCCGCTCGGGCTCCACCACCGGCGCCTCCCTCGCCGTCGACGGCGGCATGCAGAACCTCCGCCTCCGCCCCGCCTGA
- a CDS encoding fumarylacetoacetate hydrolase family protein yields MKLARIGDAGAERPVVVTAEGYRDLSALTDDITGEFLAEGGLDRVRAALSAGELPLVDGSDQRVGAPIARPSAIICIGMNYAAHAAESGSAPPEVPILFLKTPNTVAGPHDVARIPRKSTKTDWEVELAVVIGKRASYLESPAQSLEHIAGFTIANDLSEREWQLEISGGQWSKGKSAPGFTPLGPWLVTPDEARYQDLRLTSHVNGEPRQDSRTSDLIFGVDELVYQLSQWMTLEPGDLVLTGTPEGVALSGRFPYLKAGDVVELEIEGLGTQRQEFVDA; encoded by the coding sequence ATGAAGCTGGCGAGGATCGGTGACGCGGGTGCGGAGCGCCCCGTCGTGGTCACGGCGGAGGGATACCGCGACCTCTCAGCCCTCACCGACGACATCACCGGCGAGTTCCTCGCCGAAGGGGGTCTCGACCGGGTGCGCGCCGCGCTCTCGGCCGGAGAGCTTCCCCTCGTCGACGGCTCCGACCAGCGCGTCGGGGCGCCCATCGCGAGGCCGAGCGCCATCATCTGCATCGGCATGAACTACGCCGCGCACGCGGCCGAGTCCGGGTCCGCCCCGCCCGAGGTGCCGATCCTCTTCCTCAAGACGCCGAACACGGTCGCGGGCCCCCACGACGTGGCGCGCATCCCGCGGAAGAGCACGAAGACCGACTGGGAGGTGGAGCTCGCCGTCGTCATCGGCAAGCGCGCCTCCTACCTCGAGTCGCCCGCGCAGAGCCTCGAGCACATCGCCGGGTTCACGATCGCGAACGACCTCTCCGAGCGGGAGTGGCAGCTCGAGATCTCGGGCGGGCAGTGGTCGAAGGGCAAGAGCGCCCCGGGCTTCACGCCGCTCGGCCCCTGGCTCGTCACCCCCGACGAGGCCCGCTACCAGGATCTCCGGCTCACCAGCCACGTCAACGGCGAGCCGCGCCAGGACTCGCGGACCTCCGATCTCATCTTCGGCGTCGACGAGCTCGTCTACCAGCTCAGCCAGTGGATGACGCTCGAGCCCGGCGACCTCGTCCTCACCGGGACGCCGGAGGGCGTCGCCCTGTCGGGCCGGTTCCCGTACCTGAAGGCCGGCGACGTCGTCGAGCTCGAGATCGAGGGACTCGGGACGCAGCGCCAGGAGTTCGTCGACGCCTGA
- a CDS encoding TetR/AcrR family transcriptional regulator: MTDTTLSAEDVDSTPKLGRKRDHSRDPEILDAALEVLAEKGYERMTVDMVAARARAGKATLYRRWPSKAELVIDAVACMKNAHPVDLPDTGTLRGDLVANIKTPAVKDGERKLRIMAGMVSLMSESPEFADAARAVIVEPRAAALRTLILRAIDRGEVSPDVDVPLLAQIIPSMTAYQTLMLGRAVDRQYIITLVDEILLPALGLASGEETTATARS; this comes from the coding sequence ATGACCGATACGACCCTCAGCGCCGAGGACGTCGACTCCACCCCGAAGCTCGGCCGCAAGCGCGATCACTCCCGAGATCCCGAGATCCTCGACGCCGCCCTCGAGGTCCTGGCCGAGAAGGGCTACGAGCGCATGACCGTCGACATGGTCGCCGCGCGCGCTCGGGCCGGCAAGGCCACCCTCTATCGCCGCTGGCCGTCGAAGGCCGAGCTCGTGATCGACGCGGTGGCGTGCATGAAGAACGCGCACCCGGTCGACCTGCCCGACACAGGCACCCTGCGGGGTGACCTGGTCGCGAACATCAAGACCCCCGCGGTGAAGGACGGGGAGCGCAAGCTCCGCATCATGGCGGGGATGGTGTCGCTGATGTCGGAGTCCCCCGAGTTCGCGGATGCGGCCCGCGCCGTGATCGTGGAGCCCCGCGCCGCCGCTCTCCGCACCCTGATCCTGCGAGCGATCGACCGCGGCGAGGTCTCCCCCGACGTCGATGTGCCCCTGCTCGCCCAGATCATCCCGTCGATGACGGCGTACCAGACGCTCATGCTGGGCAGGGCGGTCGACCGGCAGTACATCATCACGCTCGTCGACGAGATCCTGCTCCCGGCGCTCGGGCTTGCGAGCGGCGAGGAGACGACGGCGACCGCGCGCTCCTGA
- a CDS encoding MFS transporter — protein MTSPSPAAVTPAHSSRRWLTLATVALAQLMVVLDATVVNIALPAAQADLQFSDGDRQWIITAYSLAFGSLLLLGGRISDLIGRKRAFIIGLVGFALASALGGMADSFGLLVFARALQGAFGALLAPTALAVLTTTFTDPKERGRAFGVFGAIAGAGGAVGLLLGGVLTEQFSWRWNLYINDVIAVIAVIGALVFVANVARTGPRPKLDIPGTILVSAALFALVFGFSHAETDGWGAFITWGMLVASAVLLVAFVLWQRRASHPLLPLSIVLDRNRGAAYSSVLIAGAGMFGIFLFVTYYLQTTLGYSPIQTGVSFLPMIGMLILTAQLSTNIFLPRLGPKVMVPFGMIVAATGMVLLTFLDSSSSYAANVMPPLMILGVGMGSIMPASIQTATLGVDRHFAGVASAMVNTSQQVGGSIGTALLNTLAATAATDFVASHAPVTQQVLSDAAVHSYSTAYWWGAAFFALGAVVSALLFRRKARPAAAGAPAAAPAASSTSDDAPEPVIAH, from the coding sequence ATGACCTCTCCTTCTCCCGCCGCCGTGACCCCGGCGCACTCGAGCCGCCGGTGGCTGACGCTCGCCACCGTCGCCCTGGCTCAGCTGATGGTCGTGCTCGACGCGACCGTCGTGAACATCGCCTTGCCCGCCGCGCAGGCCGACCTCCAGTTCTCCGACGGCGACCGCCAGTGGATCATCACCGCCTACTCCCTCGCGTTCGGATCCCTGCTGCTGCTCGGCGGTCGCATCTCCGACCTCATCGGCCGCAAGCGGGCCTTCATCATCGGCCTCGTCGGCTTCGCCCTCGCCTCCGCGCTCGGCGGCATGGCCGACTCGTTCGGACTGCTCGTCTTCGCCCGTGCGCTGCAGGGCGCGTTCGGCGCGCTGCTGGCCCCCACCGCCCTCGCGGTGCTGACGACCACGTTCACCGACCCGAAGGAGCGCGGTCGCGCGTTCGGCGTCTTCGGCGCGATCGCCGGCGCCGGCGGCGCGGTGGGCCTGCTGCTCGGCGGAGTGCTCACGGAGCAGTTCAGCTGGCGCTGGAACCTCTACATCAACGACGTCATCGCCGTGATCGCGGTGATCGGCGCGCTCGTCTTCGTCGCGAACGTGGCCCGCACCGGCCCGCGGCCGAAGCTCGACATCCCGGGCACCATCCTGGTGTCGGCGGCGCTCTTCGCGCTCGTCTTCGGCTTCTCGCACGCCGAGACCGACGGATGGGGCGCCTTCATCACATGGGGGATGCTCGTCGCCTCCGCCGTGCTGCTCGTCGCGTTCGTGCTCTGGCAGCGTCGTGCGTCGCATCCGCTGCTGCCGCTGTCGATCGTGCTCGACCGCAACCGCGGCGCCGCCTACAGCTCGGTGCTGATCGCGGGCGCGGGGATGTTCGGCATCTTCCTGTTCGTCACGTACTACCTGCAGACCACCCTCGGGTACTCGCCGATCCAGACCGGGGTGTCGTTCCTGCCGATGATCGGCATGCTCATCCTCACGGCCCAGCTGTCGACGAACATCTTCCTGCCCCGCCTCGGACCCAAGGTGATGGTGCCGTTCGGCATGATCGTCGCCGCGACCGGCATGGTGCTCCTCACCTTCCTCGACTCCTCGAGCTCGTACGCGGCGAACGTCATGCCGCCGCTGATGATCCTCGGTGTCGGGATGGGGTCGATCATGCCGGCCTCGATCCAGACCGCGACGCTCGGCGTCGACCGCCACTTCGCGGGAGTCGCCTCGGCCATGGTGAACACCTCGCAGCAGGTCGGCGGATCGATCGGCACCGCGCTCCTCAACACCCTGGCCGCGACCGCGGCGACCGACTTCGTCGCGTCGCACGCTCCCGTGACGCAGCAGGTGCTGAGCGACGCGGCGGTGCACAGCTACTCCACCGCGTACTGGTGGGGCGCCGCGTTCTTCGCTCTCGGCGCCGTCGTGTCGGCGCTCCTGTTCCGCCGGAAGGCCCGCCCGGCCGCGGCGGGCGCGCCCGCGGCCGCTCCCGCCGCGTCCTCGACTTCGGATGACGCTCCGGAGCCCGTGATCGCCCACTGA
- the pgm gene encoding phosphoglucomutase (alpha-D-glucose-1,6-bisphosphate-dependent), protein MHDRAGTVALPEDLIDPEALVAAYYDLHPDVTDPEQKVIFGTSGHRGSSFNSAFNEDHILAITQAIVEYRAGQGITGPLFLGRDTHGLSLPAERSALEVLAANGVTVWTDSRHSWTPTPAVSHAILKYNREGHDDQADGIVVTPSHNPPADGGFKYNPPHGGPADSDATSWIANRANELIAAGLEGVKRAEPTPAGTYDFRENYVADLGNVIDMEAIAASKIHIGADPLGGASVEYWSLIGERYGLNLTVVNETVDPRWAFMTLDWDGKIRMDCSSPYAMASLIERRHDFDISTGNDADADRHGVVTPDAGLMNPNHYLAVAIQYLYSRREHWRPDAAIGKTLVSSSMIDRVAGSLGRTLWEVPVGFKWFVPGLIDGSVGFGGEESAGASFLRFDGSVWTTDKDGILLALLASEILAVTGRTPSQHYAELVAEFGDPVYQRVDAPATKAQKAQLAKLSGDDITADTLAGDPITAKLSHAPGNGAAIGGVKVTTDRAWFAARPSGTEDVYKIYAESFVGEEHLREVQAEAKRIVDAALGA, encoded by the coding sequence ATGCACGATCGCGCCGGCACAGTCGCCCTCCCCGAAGACCTGATCGACCCGGAGGCCCTGGTCGCCGCGTACTACGACCTGCATCCCGACGTGACCGACCCGGAGCAGAAGGTCATCTTCGGCACCAGCGGCCACCGCGGCTCGTCGTTCAACAGCGCGTTCAACGAGGACCACATCCTCGCCATCACGCAGGCGATCGTGGAGTACCGCGCCGGGCAGGGGATCACGGGCCCGCTGTTCCTGGGCCGCGACACGCACGGCCTCTCGCTGCCCGCCGAGCGCAGCGCGCTGGAGGTGCTCGCGGCGAACGGCGTCACGGTGTGGACCGACTCGCGTCACAGCTGGACTCCGACGCCCGCCGTCTCGCACGCGATCCTGAAGTACAACCGCGAGGGCCACGACGACCAGGCCGACGGCATCGTCGTGACGCCCAGCCACAACCCGCCCGCCGACGGCGGCTTCAAGTACAACCCCCCGCACGGCGGCCCCGCCGACTCGGATGCGACGAGCTGGATCGCGAACCGCGCCAACGAGCTCATCGCGGCGGGCCTGGAGGGCGTGAAGCGCGCCGAGCCCACACCGGCGGGCACCTACGACTTCCGCGAGAACTACGTCGCCGATCTCGGCAACGTGATCGACATGGAGGCGATCGCGGCGTCGAAGATCCACATCGGCGCCGATCCCCTCGGCGGGGCGAGCGTGGAGTACTGGTCGCTGATCGGGGAGCGGTACGGCCTCAACCTCACGGTCGTGAACGAGACGGTGGACCCGCGGTGGGCGTTCATGACGCTCGACTGGGACGGCAAGATCCGCATGGACTGCTCCTCCCCGTACGCGATGGCGTCGTTGATCGAGCGCCGTCACGACTTCGACATCTCGACGGGCAACGACGCGGATGCCGATCGCCACGGCGTGGTCACCCCCGATGCCGGGCTGATGAACCCGAATCACTACCTCGCCGTCGCCATCCAGTACCTCTACTCGCGGCGCGAGCACTGGCGTCCGGATGCGGCGATCGGCAAGACGCTCGTGTCCAGCTCGATGATCGACCGCGTCGCCGGCTCGCTGGGACGGACGCTGTGGGAGGTCCCGGTCGGGTTCAAGTGGTTCGTGCCGGGCCTCATCGACGGCTCGGTCGGCTTCGGTGGCGAGGAGAGCGCGGGTGCGTCCTTCCTCCGCTTCGACGGATCCGTGTGGACGACCGACAAGGACGGGATCCTGCTCGCGCTGCTGGCGTCGGAGATCCTCGCCGTGACCGGTCGGACCCCGTCGCAGCACTATGCGGAGCTCGTCGCCGAGTTCGGCGACCCCGTCTATCAGCGGGTGGATGCGCCGGCGACGAAGGCGCAGAAGGCCCAGCTGGCGAAGCTCTCCGGCGACGACATCACGGCCGACACCCTCGCCGGCGACCCGATCACCGCGAAGCTGTCGCACGCGCCGGGCAACGGCGCGGCGATCGGCGGCGTGAAGGTCACGACCGACCGGGCCTGGTTCGCCGCCCGACCCTCGGGCACGGAGGACGTGTACAAGATCTACGCCGAGAGCTTCGTCGGGGAGGAGCACCTCCGCGAGGTGCAGGCGGAGGCGAAGCGCATCGTCGACGCCGCCCTCGGCGCATAG
- a CDS encoding C-glycoside deglycosidase beta subunit domain-containing protein: MLLERDLIQSVGFRNVAEGGSISGFQFRLRMPSYRGMTASLIDGVSVRIPGLVDVGHDVPLWTFAGTTYTLQQLWDSDGVRWPLEEAAIVTVPLPGGLPDGVHELSIELRLRMSYIPEEHQPSTYQVTKHVTLSPQANGGPFRYGVSLYSYMTDYGTVMDLETALHSIADLGATGVEILGEGHIPGYPEPTAEWIDRWFALLEQYRLEPTNYGSWIDTRLHSSGPNRRAMTAAEGAAALQRDLRLAKRLGFSFVRPKIGVVSGDLVPDPIWTESVERSLDLAAELDVVICPEIHSPTPIKHEVVDGYVELIQRTGTKHFGLLLDTGIFQDRPIPLRPGELPGRRPAFLDGIGVDPADVADIAEYVVFIQAKFHDIDDQLEDQQIPWRPVLQALKDAGYTGYLSSEYEGEREPWRSIEQVRRQHSLIRGIADTLD, from the coding sequence ATGCTTCTCGAGAGAGATCTCATCCAATCCGTCGGATTCCGGAACGTGGCGGAGGGAGGGTCGATCTCCGGGTTCCAGTTCCGGCTGCGGATGCCGTCCTACCGGGGGATGACCGCCTCCCTCATCGACGGGGTCTCGGTCCGCATCCCCGGTCTCGTCGACGTCGGGCATGACGTCCCTCTCTGGACCTTCGCGGGCACGACCTACACGCTGCAGCAGCTGTGGGACTCGGACGGCGTGCGCTGGCCGCTCGAGGAGGCGGCGATCGTCACCGTGCCGCTCCCGGGTGGACTCCCCGACGGCGTGCACGAGCTCTCCATCGAGCTCCGCCTGCGGATGTCCTACATCCCGGAGGAGCACCAGCCGAGCACCTATCAGGTGACCAAGCACGTCACCCTCTCGCCGCAGGCGAACGGCGGACCGTTCCGCTACGGCGTCTCGCTGTACAGCTACATGACCGACTACGGAACGGTCATGGACCTGGAGACCGCGCTCCACTCGATTGCCGACCTGGGTGCGACCGGGGTCGAGATCCTCGGCGAGGGGCACATCCCCGGCTACCCCGAGCCGACCGCGGAGTGGATCGACCGCTGGTTCGCCCTGCTGGAGCAGTATCGCCTCGAGCCGACCAACTACGGCTCCTGGATCGACACCCGCCTGCACTCGAGCGGCCCGAACCGACGGGCCATGACCGCGGCCGAGGGCGCCGCCGCCCTGCAGCGCGACCTCCGCCTGGCGAAGCGGCTCGGGTTCTCCTTCGTCCGCCCGAAGATCGGCGTCGTGTCCGGCGATCTCGTGCCCGATCCGATCTGGACGGAGTCGGTGGAGCGCAGCCTCGACCTCGCCGCCGAGCTCGACGTCGTGATCTGCCCGGAGATCCACTCCCCCACCCCGATCAAGCACGAGGTCGTCGACGGCTACGTCGAGCTCATCCAGCGCACCGGGACGAAGCACTTCGGTCTGCTCCTCGACACCGGGATCTTCCAGGACCGTCCCATCCCGCTCCGGCCCGGCGAGCTGCCCGGACGCCGCCCCGCGTTCCTCGACGGCATCGGCGTCGACCCGGCCGACGTCGCCGACATCGCCGAGTACGTGGTCTTCATCCAGGCCAAGTTCCACGACATCGACGACCAGCTCGAGGACCAGCAGATCCCGTGGCGCCCGGTGCTGCAGGCACTGAAGGACGCGGGCTACACCGGCTACCTCTCGAGCGAGTACGAGGGCGAGCGCGAGCCGTGGCGCTCGATCGAGCAGGTGCGCCGCCAGCACTCCCTCATCCGCGGCATCGCCGACACCCTCGACTGA
- a CDS encoding nuclear transport factor 2 family protein — translation MSDVPAPIRTFIDATNAGDSDAFVAAFTDDGWLDDWGRVARGHAALREWDRTDNIGKRSHFDLVDIREESPGVWLAHLAVTGDGFNGTSPFRFTIAGDRLASVVIVPD, via the coding sequence ATGAGCGATGTGCCCGCCCCGATCCGCACCTTCATCGACGCGACGAACGCCGGCGACTCCGACGCGTTCGTCGCCGCCTTCACCGACGACGGGTGGCTCGACGACTGGGGTCGCGTCGCCCGTGGGCACGCGGCCCTCCGCGAGTGGGATCGCACCGACAACATCGGCAAGCGGTCCCACTTCGACCTGGTCGACATCAGGGAGGAGTCGCCCGGGGTCTGGCTCGCACACCTGGCCGTGACGGGCGACGGGTTCAACGGCACGAGCCCGTTCCGCTTCACGATCGCAGGTGACCGACTGGCGAGCGTCGTGATCGTGCCCGACTGA
- a CDS encoding amidase domain-containing protein: MHVTPLVSRPPRPRRSVRAGLAVASAAVMAAVLAGCAGAEGGTSELSVGAAAADPLVAVDSLAPTTGPLAGGAAVTITGSGFDDAEGVVFGTEPATFDIVSDSEIVATTPASVDFVVGAVPVTVTLADGATTTSTATYGYEIQTGVDAQMNYAFTYWKDYNLDEWGVFSDNDCGNFVNQAMLARGWTQDADWYSDYATTGDYSYSWIRGNEMDAYYASRPDTTLLSIDQRDQVKVGDVAMFDWDPANDNGVDHTMIVSKVTAQPDGTVAIKLVGHTVDAQYRDLDNAITVENPGGTAHFWSIA, encoded by the coding sequence ATGCACGTCACCCCGCTCGTCTCCCGCCCACCACGTCCCCGCCGGTCGGTCCGCGCCGGGCTCGCCGTCGCGTCCGCCGCCGTCATGGCTGCGGTCCTGGCCGGATGCGCGGGAGCGGAGGGCGGCACCTCGGAGCTCTCCGTGGGAGCGGCAGCGGCCGATCCGCTGGTCGCGGTCGACTCGCTGGCGCCGACGACCGGGCCGCTCGCGGGGGGCGCGGCCGTGACGATCACCGGCTCGGGCTTCGACGACGCCGAGGGCGTCGTGTTCGGTACGGAGCCCGCCACCTTCGACATCGTCTCCGACTCGGAGATCGTGGCGACGACGCCCGCCTCGGTCGACTTCGTGGTGGGCGCCGTGCCCGTCACGGTGACGCTCGCCGACGGCGCGACCACCACGTCGACGGCGACCTACGGGTACGAGATCCAGACGGGCGTCGACGCCCAGATGAACTACGCCTTCACGTACTGGAAGGACTACAACCTCGACGAGTGGGGCGTCTTCAGCGACAACGACTGCGGCAACTTCGTGAACCAGGCCATGCTCGCCCGAGGCTGGACCCAGGATGCCGACTGGTACAGCGACTACGCCACCACGGGCGACTACAGCTACAGCTGGATCCGCGGCAACGAGATGGACGCCTACTACGCCTCCCGGCCCGACACGACGTTGCTGTCGATCGACCAGCGCGACCAGGTGAAGGTCGGCGACGTCGCGATGTTCGACTGGGATCCCGCGAACGACAACGGCGTCGATCACACGATGATCGTGTCGAAGGTCACGGCGCAGCCGGACGGCACCGTCGCCATCAAGCTCGTGGGCCACACCGTCGACGCGCAGTACCGCGATCTCGACAACGCGATCACGGTCGAGAACCCGGGTGGCACCGCGCACTTCTGGAGCATCGCCTGA
- a CDS encoding SDR family oxidoreductase, whose translation MPRRTIDITLPDLTGRRALVTGASDGIGLRIASRLAAAGAEVVLPVRNPVKGEAAVGRILTQTPDAVVSLRRLDLSSLASIGALAAELGDEGRPIHLLVNNAGLMTPPSRQTTADGFEVQFGTNHLGHVALVAGILPLLRAGRARVVSQISVAANQGSINWDDLAWERSYNGMRAYSSSKIAFGLFAVELGRRSEAGGWGITSVLSHPGVAPTSLLAARPEVGRAGDTPQVRLIRWLSARGLLVGTPETAALPALLAATAPDAVSGTLYGPGGPAHLGGAPAPQPLYSRLRSPEEARRVWDESLRLIGASLPA comes from the coding sequence ATGCCACGCAGGACCATCGACATCACCCTCCCCGACCTCACCGGCCGCCGCGCCCTCGTCACGGGTGCGAGCGACGGCATCGGGCTCCGCATCGCGAGCCGGCTGGCCGCCGCGGGAGCCGAGGTCGTGCTGCCCGTCCGCAACCCCGTCAAGGGGGAGGCCGCCGTGGGGCGCATCCTCACGCAGACCCCGGATGCGGTGGTGTCGCTCCGACGGCTCGATCTCTCGTCGCTGGCCTCGATCGGCGCGCTCGCGGCGGAGCTGGGCGACGAGGGGAGGCCGATCCACCTGCTCGTGAACAACGCGGGCCTGATGACTCCGCCCTCGCGACAGACGACCGCGGACGGGTTCGAGGTGCAGTTCGGCACGAACCACCTCGGCCACGTCGCGCTCGTCGCCGGGATCCTCCCGCTGCTGAGGGCGGGGCGGGCACGGGTGGTGTCGCAGATCAGCGTGGCGGCCAACCAGGGCTCGATCAACTGGGACGACCTCGCGTGGGAGCGCAGCTACAACGGGATGCGCGCCTACAGCTCGTCGAAGATCGCGTTCGGCCTGTTCGCGGTGGAGCTCGGCCGCCGCAGCGAGGCGGGTGGATGGGGGATCACGAGCGTGCTCTCGCATCCCGGTGTCGCTCCCACCAGCCTCCTCGCCGCTCGGCCCGAGGTGGGCCGCGCGGGCGACACCCCGCAGGTGCGCCTCATCCGCTGGCTCTCCGCCCGCGGACTGCTGGTCGGCACCCCGGAGACCGCCGCGCTCCCCGCGCTCCTGGCCGCCACCGCTCCGGATGCGGTGAGCGGCACCCTCTACGGTCCCGGCGGCCCCGCCCACCTCGGTGGCGCGCCGGCGCCGCAGCCGCTCTACTCCCGCCTGCGCTCGCCCGAGGAGGCCCGCCGCGTCTGGGACGAGTCCCTCCGCCTCATCGGCGCGTCCCTCCCGGCCTGA
- a CDS encoding helix-turn-helix transcriptional regulator: MIDRAGLADFLRRRREALQPEDVGMVRGPRRRTEGLRREEVAVLCHMSTDYYARLERGGGPAPSEQMLAAIAQGLHLTIDERDHLFRLAGHRAPPRGYSSDHVSPGMLRILDRLVDTPAEIVTELGETLRQTPLGVALTGDTTRFTGASRSLGYRWFADPATRALYAPRDHELLSRMWVSGLREIVSVRGRPSRAAELADALLEESPEFRSLWDLHEVGVRPSDVKHLVHPELGELELSCQTLVDPAQSQYLLVYTAVPGSESHDKLRLLSVIGATSFAPPR, from the coding sequence GTGATCGATCGCGCCGGTCTGGCCGACTTCCTCCGACGCCGTCGCGAGGCCCTGCAGCCCGAGGACGTGGGGATGGTGCGGGGGCCGCGCCGCCGCACCGAGGGACTGCGCCGGGAGGAGGTCGCCGTCCTCTGCCACATGTCGACCGACTACTACGCCCGCCTCGAGCGCGGGGGCGGTCCGGCCCCGTCGGAGCAGATGCTCGCCGCGATCGCCCAGGGACTGCATCTCACGATCGACGAGCGGGACCACCTCTTCCGGCTCGCGGGACACCGCGCCCCGCCGCGCGGGTACTCGAGCGACCACGTCAGTCCGGGGATGCTGCGCATCCTCGACCGACTCGTCGACACCCCCGCGGAGATCGTGACCGAGCTCGGCGAGACGCTGCGGCAGACCCCGCTCGGCGTCGCCCTCACCGGCGACACCACGCGCTTCACGGGCGCGTCGCGCAGCCTGGGCTACCGCTGGTTCGCCGACCCCGCGACGCGGGCGCTGTACGCGCCGCGCGATCACGAGCTGCTGTCGCGGATGTGGGTCTCCGGGCTCCGCGAAATCGTGTCGGTGCGGGGCCGTCCGTCGCGCGCGGCGGAGCTCGCGGATGCGCTCCTCGAGGAGAGCCCGGAGTTCCGCTCACTGTGGGACCTGCACGAGGTGGGCGTCCGTCCGAGCGACGTGAAGCACCTCGTCCACCCGGAGCTCGGAGAGCTCGAGCTGAGCTGCCAGACCCTCGTCGACCCGGCGCAGTCGCAGTACCTCCTGGTCTACACCGCCGTCCCCGGCAGTGAGAGCCACGACAAGCTCCGCCTCCTCTCCGTCATCGGCGCGACCTCCTTCGCCCCTCCCCGCTGA
- the pheA gene encoding prephenate dehydratase, whose product MSDTYSYLGPSGTFTEAALAQVPEAQGQEWRSVNNVGEALDDVVSGRSVAAMIAIENSIEGGVTATLDALARTPGLRIVGEYLVRVSFVLVARPGTTLEDVRVVGAHPVAYAQCRQWLDANLPTHGHIPATSNVAAALDLFATDHADAALAPPAIVRHHDLVVLAEDVTDNANSVTRFVLVSRSTRMPEPTGADKTSLIVELPDDRPGALLEMLEQFSTRGVNLSLLQSRPIGDALGRYRFVVDADGHVRDERVADALLGLRRFSPRITFLGSYPRADRAPVEYVSRYDDGVFVEARDWLRGLISGEPDVPESL is encoded by the coding sequence ATGTCCGACACGTACTCGTATCTCGGCCCGTCGGGCACGTTCACGGAGGCGGCGCTGGCGCAGGTGCCCGAGGCGCAGGGCCAGGAGTGGCGCAGCGTCAACAACGTGGGCGAGGCGCTCGACGACGTCGTGTCCGGGCGCAGCGTCGCGGCGATGATCGCGATCGAGAACTCCATCGAGGGCGGCGTCACCGCGACGCTCGACGCCCTCGCCCGCACGCCCGGGCTGCGGATCGTGGGCGAGTACCTCGTGCGCGTGAGCTTCGTGCTCGTCGCCCGGCCGGGGACGACGCTGGAGGACGTGCGGGTCGTCGGCGCGCATCCGGTCGCCTATGCGCAGTGCCGTCAGTGGCTCGACGCGAACCTGCCGACGCACGGGCACATCCCCGCGACGTCGAACGTCGCCGCCGCCCTCGACCTCTTCGCGACCGACCATGCGGATGCGGCGCTCGCCCCGCCCGCGATCGTCCGGCACCACGACCTCGTCGTCCTCGCGGAGGACGTCACCGACAACGCCAACTCCGTCACGCGCTTCGTCCTTGTGAGCCGCTCCACGCGGATGCCCGAGCCGACCGGAGCCGACAAGACGAGCCTCATCGTCGAGCTCCCCGACGACCGGCCCGGTGCGCTCCTCGAGATGCTCGAGCAGTTCTCCACCCGCGGCGTGAACCTGTCGCTGCTGCAGTCCCGTCCCATCGGCGACGCCCTCGGCCGCTACCGCTTCGTCGTCGACGCCGACGGACACGTCCGCGACGAGCGGGTCGCGGATGCGCTGCTCGGCCTCCGCCGCTTCAGCCCGCGGATCACGTTCCTCGGCTCCTACCCGCGCGCCGACCGTGCCCCGGTCGAGTACGTCTCCCGCTACGACGACGGCGTCTTCGTCGAGGCCCGCGACTGGCTCCGCGGCCTCATCTCCGGCGAGCCCGACGTCCCCGAGTCCCTCTGA